The Aedes aegypti strain LVP_AGWG chromosome 3, AaegL5.0 Primary Assembly, whole genome shotgun sequence genome contains a region encoding:
- the LOC110678484 gene encoding ras-related protein Rab-18A-like, giving the protein MEQEHILATFKILIIGESGVGKSSLMLRFTEDDFDKDQALTIGVDFKTKIVEIDNVKVKLAIWDTAGQERFRTLTPSYYRDAQGAILVYDVTKKETFQKLESWLNELEIYGTRNNMAKMIVGNKIDSTDRAISRDDGFRFAKKHRTMFIETSAKTNEGVRDAFEEVVRKIMETDGLWERNEYGDSLDLNSRGNSAGSCSC; this is encoded by the exons ATGGAACAGGAACACATTTTGGCCacattcaaaattctaataataGGCGAAAGTGGAGTCGGGAAATCTAG TTTGATGCTACGATTTACGGAGGATGACTTCGATAAGGATCAGGCGCTAACCATCGGAGTAGATTTCAAGACCAAGATTGTGGAGATTGACAACGTTAAGGTGAAACTGGCCATCTGGGACACGGCCGGACAGGAACGGTTTCGCACGTTGACCCCTAGCTATTACAG AGACGCACAAGGCGCCATCCTGGTGTACGACGTTACCAAAAAGGAAacattccagaagctggaatccTGGCTCAACGAATTGGAAATCTACGGCACACGGAACAACATGGCAAAGATGATCGTCGGCAACAAGATAGACTCGACGGATCGGGCAATCAGTCGGGACGATGGTTTCCGGTTTGCAAAGAAGCATAGAACCATGTTCATCGAGACCTCGGCCAAGACCAACGAAGGGGTGAGGGATGCTTTTGAGGAGGTCGTCAGGAAG ATAATGGAAACGGATGGCCTTTGGGAACGCAACGAATACGGCGATTCGTTAGACCTGAACAGTCGAGGAAACTCGGCAGGATCCTGTTCGTGCTAG